In Astatotilapia calliptera chromosome 23, fAstCal1.2, whole genome shotgun sequence, a genomic segment contains:
- the LOC113016525 gene encoding uncharacterized protein LOC113016525, translated as MNKNPVTRTFTIGAICSGSKASDDFPTGRRHSSAGIQALSWATGTAKSFDSHENIFPNILTPDSIPQFTIPSLSVQTGFRSLDKESNKEREGGSEMTPESSVSSACATVSSSASFSSFALVRSERKAERCVSDPLTKRRSLLQRELHSPCSYSETQHCLDPASKAALSLPHLTKITTPYGFVTLSQSPQMASEEALLCQAGPHRLNKNDKNSYWLSRAPGKSTEDIKGKSSHLSGPEKRLSKHLADSQSKRALQASAVSSTTVSSSPPPRQPDESRKPRFYEVIKKHFISRH; from the coding sequence ATGAATAAGAATCCCGTCACCAGAACGTTCACCATTGGAGCTATCTGCAGCGGAAGCAAAGCTTCAGATGATTTCCCCACAGGACGTAGGCACAGCAGTGCAGGGATCCAGGCGCTTTCGTGGGCTACCGGCACCGCAAAGTCCTTCGATTCCCATGAGAACATTTTTCCGAATATCCTGACTCCTGACAGCATCCCACAGTTCACCATTCCAAGTCTGTCTGTGCAGACTGGCTTCAGATCACTGGACAAGGAAAGtaacaaagagagagaagggggcTCAGAGATGACGCCAGAATCCTCAGTTTCTTCGGCCTGCGCCACGGTCTCGTCATCTGCATCATTCTCCAGCTTTGCTTTAGTTCGGTCAGAGCGCAAAGCTGAGCGGTGTGTTTCAGACCCTTTAACCAAGAGGAGATCTCTCCTTCAGAGGGAGCTGCACTCTCCTTGCTCCTACAGTGAGACCCAGCATTGCCTTGACCCCGCAAGCAAAGCCGCTCTCTCCCTGCCGCACTTGACCAAAATCACCACCCCCTACGGCTTCGTCACCTTAAGTCAGAGCCCCCAGATGGCAAGCGAGGAGGCACTTCTCTGCCAAGCAGGCCCGCACcgcttaaataaaaatgacaagaatTCATACTGGCTCAGCAGAGCTCCCGGGAAAAGCACAGAAGACATTAAAGGCAAGTCCTCCCACCTGTCAGGGCCGGAGAAGAGACTATCCAAACACTTGGCTGACTCACAGTCTAAGAGAGCACTACAGGCTTCTGCTGTCTCCTCCACCACAGTTTCATCGTCTCCACCACCAAGGCAACCAGATGAGAGCCGTAAACCCCGCTTCTACGAGGTCATAAAGAAACACTTCATCTCCCGCCATTAG
- the org gene encoding oogenesis-related isoform X1, whose protein sequence is MSLEGVSEVVELGQDQVRVQTNNTEDRVVRRDGVLPSLLRGLFWPFGIVVRAYRGFWWVLGLRQTKENVLVNPTVSSPGRQSLTGRKRLSRVTRLLLYVLPRWMQSALGYPVSSRIGLSLSPEIRVSPAKPCGKGSKRKQDDVDDEEEDDDVEEQQTWVEALSQELAADDDGPEVDPDYEPSSVETESEEYRSHNDTESDLEVSEKDVVIDDVNTLSCLYRELMCPLLKSPALLFSVSY, encoded by the exons ATGAGTCTTGAGGGCGTCAGCGAAGTTGTGGAGCTGGGGCAGGATCAGGTCCGGGTCCAGACTAACAATACTGAG GACAGAGTTGTGAGGAGAGACGGGGTGCTTCCCTCCCTGCTGCGCGGCCTCTTCTGGCCCTTTGGCATCGTT GTGCGTGCATACCGCGGCTTTTGGTGGGTGCTGGGCTTACGGCAGACAAAGGAAAACGTCCTCGTTAACCCCACGGTTTCCAGCCCTGGGCGCCAGAGCCTCACAGGCCGCAAGCGCCTAAGCCGGGTCACCCGCCTGCTGCTGTACGTCCTGCCCCGCTGGATGCAGAGTGCCCTCGGCTATCCGGTGTCCAGCAGAATCGGACTGTCCCTGTCCCCAG AAATCAGAGTGTCTCCTGCAAAGCCCTGTGGAAAGGGCAGTAAGAGAAAACAGGATGACGTAGAtgacgaggaggaggacgatgatgtggaggagcagcagactTGGGTGGAGGCGCTCTCTCAGGAGCTTGCTGCTGACGATGATGGACCTGAGGTTGACCCTGACTATGAG CCCAGCTCTGTAGAGACGGAGAGTGAAGAATACCGCTCGCACAATGACACAGAAAGTGACCTTGAGGTTTCGGAGAAGGATGTCGTCATTGACGACGTGAACACG CTTTCTTGTCTCTACAGGGAGTTGATGTGCCCACTCCTGAAGTCTCCTGCCCTGCTGTTTAGCGTGTCATATTGA
- the org gene encoding oogenesis-related isoform X3 translates to MSLEGVSEVVELGQDQVRVQTNNTEDRVVRRDGVLPSLLRGLFWPFGIVTKENVLVNPTVSSPGRQSLTGRKRLSRVTRLLLYVLPRWMQSALGYPVSSRIGLSLSPEIRVSPAKPCGKGSKRKQDDVDDEEEDDDVEEQQTWVEALSQELAADDDGPEVDPDYEPSSVETESEEYRSHNDTESDLEVSEKDVVIDDVNTLSCLYRELMCPLLKSPALLFSVSY, encoded by the exons ATGAGTCTTGAGGGCGTCAGCGAAGTTGTGGAGCTGGGGCAGGATCAGGTCCGGGTCCAGACTAACAATACTGAG GACAGAGTTGTGAGGAGAGACGGGGTGCTTCCCTCCCTGCTGCGCGGCCTCTTCTGGCCCTTTGGCATCGTT ACAAAGGAAAACGTCCTCGTTAACCCCACGGTTTCCAGCCCTGGGCGCCAGAGCCTCACAGGCCGCAAGCGCCTAAGCCGGGTCACCCGCCTGCTGCTGTACGTCCTGCCCCGCTGGATGCAGAGTGCCCTCGGCTATCCGGTGTCCAGCAGAATCGGACTGTCCCTGTCCCCAG AAATCAGAGTGTCTCCTGCAAAGCCCTGTGGAAAGGGCAGTAAGAGAAAACAGGATGACGTAGAtgacgaggaggaggacgatgatgtggaggagcagcagactTGGGTGGAGGCGCTCTCTCAGGAGCTTGCTGCTGACGATGATGGACCTGAGGTTGACCCTGACTATGAG CCCAGCTCTGTAGAGACGGAGAGTGAAGAATACCGCTCGCACAATGACACAGAAAGTGACCTTGAGGTTTCGGAGAAGGATGTCGTCATTGACGACGTGAACACG CTTTCTTGTCTCTACAGGGAGTTGATGTGCCCACTCCTGAAGTCTCCTGCCCTGCTGTTTAGCGTGTCATATTGA
- the org gene encoding oogenesis-related isoform X4 encodes MSLEGVSEVVELGQDQVRVQTNNTEVRAYRGFWWVLGLRQTKENVLVNPTVSSPGRQSLTGRKRLSRVTRLLLYVLPRWMQSALGYPVSSRIGLSLSPEIRVSPAKPCGKGSKRKQDDVDDEEEDDDVEEQQTWVEALSQELAADDDGPEVDPDYEPSSVETESEEYRSHNDTESDLEVSEKDVVIDDVNTLSCLYRELMCPLLKSPALLFSVSY; translated from the exons ATGAGTCTTGAGGGCGTCAGCGAAGTTGTGGAGCTGGGGCAGGATCAGGTCCGGGTCCAGACTAACAATACTGAG GTGCGTGCATACCGCGGCTTTTGGTGGGTGCTGGGCTTACGGCAGACAAAGGAAAACGTCCTCGTTAACCCCACGGTTTCCAGCCCTGGGCGCCAGAGCCTCACAGGCCGCAAGCGCCTAAGCCGGGTCACCCGCCTGCTGCTGTACGTCCTGCCCCGCTGGATGCAGAGTGCCCTCGGCTATCCGGTGTCCAGCAGAATCGGACTGTCCCTGTCCCCAG AAATCAGAGTGTCTCCTGCAAAGCCCTGTGGAAAGGGCAGTAAGAGAAAACAGGATGACGTAGAtgacgaggaggaggacgatgatgtggaggagcagcagactTGGGTGGAGGCGCTCTCTCAGGAGCTTGCTGCTGACGATGATGGACCTGAGGTTGACCCTGACTATGAG CCCAGCTCTGTAGAGACGGAGAGTGAAGAATACCGCTCGCACAATGACACAGAAAGTGACCTTGAGGTTTCGGAGAAGGATGTCGTCATTGACGACGTGAACACG CTTTCTTGTCTCTACAGGGAGTTGATGTGCCCACTCCTGAAGTCTCCTGCCCTGCTGTTTAGCGTGTCATATTGA
- the org gene encoding oogenesis-related isoform X2, with amino-acid sequence MSLEGVSEVVELGQDQVRVQTNNTEDRVVRRDGVLPSLLRGLFWPFGIVVRAYRGFWWVLGLRQTKENVLVNPTVSSPGRQSLTGRKRLSRVTRLLLYVLPRWMQSALGYPVSSRIGLSLSPEIRVSPAKPCGKGSKRKQDDVDDEEEDDDVEEQQTWVEALSQELAADDDGPEVDPDYEPSSVETESEEYRSHNDTESDLEVSEKDVVIDDVNTGVDVPTPEVSCPAV; translated from the exons ATGAGTCTTGAGGGCGTCAGCGAAGTTGTGGAGCTGGGGCAGGATCAGGTCCGGGTCCAGACTAACAATACTGAG GACAGAGTTGTGAGGAGAGACGGGGTGCTTCCCTCCCTGCTGCGCGGCCTCTTCTGGCCCTTTGGCATCGTT GTGCGTGCATACCGCGGCTTTTGGTGGGTGCTGGGCTTACGGCAGACAAAGGAAAACGTCCTCGTTAACCCCACGGTTTCCAGCCCTGGGCGCCAGAGCCTCACAGGCCGCAAGCGCCTAAGCCGGGTCACCCGCCTGCTGCTGTACGTCCTGCCCCGCTGGATGCAGAGTGCCCTCGGCTATCCGGTGTCCAGCAGAATCGGACTGTCCCTGTCCCCAG AAATCAGAGTGTCTCCTGCAAAGCCCTGTGGAAAGGGCAGTAAGAGAAAACAGGATGACGTAGAtgacgaggaggaggacgatgatgtggaggagcagcagactTGGGTGGAGGCGCTCTCTCAGGAGCTTGCTGCTGACGATGATGGACCTGAGGTTGACCCTGACTATGAG CCCAGCTCTGTAGAGACGGAGAGTGAAGAATACCGCTCGCACAATGACACAGAAAGTGACCTTGAGGTTTCGGAGAAGGATGTCGTCATTGACGACGTGAACACG GGAGTTGATGTGCCCACTCCTGAAGTCTCCTGCCCTGCTGTTTAG
- the LOC113016926 gene encoding inactive tyrosine-protein kinase PEAK1 has translation MASASSSRVDEQPPALPVKQHRHSSVESDCSPVVPQHQSSAYNDVFPEPTDCNAAQCPIHQRYDPCRHLERFYSDINPPPVPKKRLHRALSLPPTHVPSLPHMSPFSPLQRFPQNFDNPLYMMAPKQDLFFSEELEEFKPSTSSPVSVVSFSQLSFDTPDEDLPYIFHSFVDQGVVSHGIQHRHLLFLRSMAQTVEARNLLEGSRRDVSSYQPQDFLLHKGSQPKEIGNMTYYSLHSPKFPQRVLGLRVHKHTDEVFSTQIQRQPPHVNVRDVITYFPTSNSYRTSETRDPANPPGGSSTERAAEATNLCKLTVQSFLQKGHAMSVERDLPHASLDDFVKDSSSLQSTDSVRYYRQVCALLLQILMGTHHLYSKRGTAAELKPQEILLVWPDGKRDKAENNLNKDASEEKEETEWVNTPEKGRIQTLWRTRGCPRVVLKPQTFAQPLTSIKSQITALIQSCWQESATSPGSVPDVCKSSYQKGLLHLSSLLESDSGAQMVDMVAMLQVLLWGPHVSLFNQGGPATTIIHNWLTVKRALLVMKLAEKGLIEDRSLLDWEDCMCLQYLSFTDSETVASVANELWHTVNAEQSL, from the exons ATGGCGTCTGCTTCAAGCAGCAGAGTGGACGAGCAGCCGCCGGCACTGCCTGTCAAACAGCACAG GCATTCCAGCGTGGAGTCTGACTGCAGCCCTGTGGTACCACAGCATCAAAGTTCCGCATACAACGATGTCTTTCCTGAACCCACCGACTGCAATGCAGCCCAGTGCCCCATACACCAACGCTACG ATCCGTGCAGACACCTGGAGAGATTTTACTCTGATATCAACCCACCGCCTGTCCCGAAGAAGAGGTTACATCGTGCTTTATCCCTCCCGCCCACCCATGTGCCTTCGTTGCCTCACATGTCACCCTTTTCTCCTCTGCAAAGATTCCCCCAGAACTTTGACAATCCGCTGTACATGATGGCACCCAAACAAGATCTTTTTTTCTCAGAGGAGCTAGAAGAGTTTAAACCATCCACAAGCAGTCCTGTCTCCGTAGTGTCCTTCTCCCAGCTGTCGTTTGACACTCCGGACGAAGATCTTCCCTACATCTTCCACAGCTTTGTCGATCAGGGGGTTGTTTCTCATGGGATTCAGCATCGCCATCTACTCTTTCTTAGAAGCATGGCACAGACTGTGGAGGCAAGGAATCTGCTAGAGGGCTCTAGAAGGGATGTGAGCTCATACCAGCCTCAGGACTTCCTCTTGCATAAGGGCAGCCAGCCAAAGGAGATTGGAAACATGACTTACTACAGCCTGCACAGCCCAAAGTTCCCACAGAGAGTGCTCGGTTTAAGG gtacacaaacacactgatgaGGTTTTCTCCACTCAAATCCAGCGGCAGCCGCCACACGTCAACGTGCGAGATGTTATTACTTATTTCCCAACCAGCAACAGCTACAGAACCAGTGAAACTCGAGATCCTGCTAATCCACCAGGTGGAAGCAGCACTGAGCGTGCAGCAGAAGCCACGAACCTctgcaagctcacagttcagtCTTTCCTCCAGAAAGGCCATGCCATGAGCGTGGAAAGAGACCTGCCACACGCCAGCCTGGATGATTTTGTTAAAGACAGCAGCTCGCTGCAGAGCACAGACTCTGTGCGTTATTATAGACAGGTGTGTGCTCTGTTGCTGCAGATATTAATGGGTACACACCATCTATACAGTAAGAGAGGCACTGCAGCTGAGCTCAAACCCCAGGAGATCCTTCTAGTGTGGCCCGATGGGAAGAGGGACAAGGCAGAAAACAACTTGAATAAGGACGCCTCTGAGGAGAAGGAAGAAACGGAGTGGGTAAACACTCCagaaaaagggaggattcagACGTTATGGAGGACGAGAGGCTGTCCTCGTGTGGTGCTAAAGCCACAGACTTTCGCTCAACCCCTCACCTCCATCAAATCTCAAATTACAGCTTTAATCCAGTCCTGCTGGCAAGAGAGTGCGACATCTCCGGGTTCAGTACCAGATGTTTGCAAATCCTCCTACCAAAAAGGGCTTcttcatctgtcctctctgcttGAGAGCGACAGCGGGGCTCAGATGGTGGACATGGTAGCCATGCTTCAGGTGCTCCTCTGGGGCCCACACGTCTCTCTCTTCAACCAAGGAGGCCCTGCAACCACCATTATACATAACTGGCTGACAGTCAAGCGGGCGCTGCTGGTTATGAAGTTGGCCGAAAAGGGGCTGATCGAGGATCGGTCTCTTCTGGACTGGGAGGACTGTATGTGCTTGCAGTATCTGTCCTTTACAGACTCTGAAACAGTTGCGAGTGTGGCCAATGAGCTGTGGCACACAGTGAACGCTGAGCAAAGTTTATAG